AGGGCAAGCCCAGGAAGACCGTCTTAAAAATGCAGTCATGGCTCTAACGGCTTAATTATGCAGCTCTATGGACTGTCATTGCATCGCAGAAGTTTTGCCTTCCGAGGGGAAGCCACTATCATTTCAGCGGTATGTGATGAACTAAAGGAAAACTCACTCACACCCCTTGGATCAGATGGGCAAAGCTGATCAAACATCAGCGGTTTTTGACATGTCAGCATCTGTCGGTGTTTGTTTCAAGACTGTACAGTTAGACATATATAGTTAACGTGTATGGTTAATGCAGTTATTGAATGTTATTTAGGCTGTGGTTCTTTTCTTTCATAATTAGACTGATATTTCTGCTATCTTCTGCACTTTTATGGCATTATATAAAAGTCTGATATTTCTGCCATCTTCTGCACTGTTATGGCATTATATAAAAGTCTGATATTTCTGCCATCTTCTGCACTGTTATGGCATTATATAAAAGTCGGATATTCATTGCCATATTACTGTATTATAAGTTCTTTTTTAATTGCAAATGCATTCCAAAAGATCTCGAGATTCaatttaaataatttatttaaCGTGGCATCACCAATATTTTCAacaatgaatatatatatatatatatatatatatatatatatatatatatatatatatatatatatatatatattagaaaCAATTCTATATAAGATTTGGTCCACAAAAAGCTACtttataaattaatttatttatttcaaaaattgGTCCTGAAAAGGGTGATTGTCTTATCTTCTGGTCGTCTTTTAATCAGCCAATACGGTACTTTTGTTTGTTATCCTCACATGCACTTACAGTTATCTTCTACATTCCGTCAAGTCATGTTTTCTCATCGTCTCTCTTGCCACCCACAGAGCATAATTAAGGACCCCAAGATGTCCAGCATCGTGTTCAACCCCCATGTCAAGCGCAGTATTAAGCAGAAGGCCTTTGGAGACGCCCTCACCAAGGCAAATGCCTCGGCAATCACAATCAACCTCATCAGTGAGTTTTTGACACTTTCTTCCATGTCCTTCAGGAACAACTGTCTTAACAAGATGATTATTGTTGTTCAGTGTCCAAAATCAGAGGATTGGCTGAacagaaatataatatttttagATTACGATTACAGTTTGGTGTTTGTCAGATCTCCTTTAAGTAGTGCTTGATGTTTTCATATGTTATGTGGTAGCTCTGATTGATAAAGGCCACAGTGTAAGTGTGAACTCGGTATGTTGTTTCCATGGTGACTATCTCCAGATGTTATGGCTGATAATGGCCGCCTGCCCCTCacccctgacgtcatcagtgcATTTGGCAAGATGATGAGCGCCCACCGCGGCGAAGTCACCTGCTCAGTCACCACTGCACAGGTATGTCATCTGTCACACATTTCTCAAAAAAAACCcacctgtatatgtgtgtctgtacctATGTTTTGAATAacgaaaaacacacacacatggtccaaACAATACATACATCGGTCATCTATTATTCCGTATCAAATAGGAGTGTCCCATTTGTAGTTGTGCAAATGTCATGACTATTCGGGTTCAAATACAGTTTGAGAACCATTGCTCAAGCTATGTGATtctttatgttttatttatttgcttatttatttgtgtttgtttgtttgaactgTTAGCCATTGGATGAAGCCAACTTGGCTGACCTGAAAGTTGCTCTGAATGGCTTTTTGGCAAAGGGAGAGACCATCAAGCTGGAGACCAAGGTATGTCTGCTACCTCCTTGCCTCACCCATAGAACTTTCTGGAACATTTTATCCATCTATATTTTTTAGAAAACTTGATCTTTTGTTTTTACGATAGAATAACTCtggaatgtaaaaaaaaacttgttgtaattgaaaatgagggaaaCCTCAATGCCCTACAACTATAAACAAAGGTCAATCAAAAATCACTGCAGAGGGAAATGTACCTGCTTATTTGTCCCTGTTCAGCAGTcatatagattatttagagCAATGTAAGGTTTTGTTTCTATCACATTTTACTCGCATGAGCTTGCACAAAAATGATTATACCCTCCGTTGAAAGTATTAGTTTCTCTTGGTTGGGACCTTTTTTACTTAGAAGTCAACCTTTAGAAATATAAGGTTATGTTTCTATTGGAGCAGGTTGGTGTCTTTTGAAATAAATAAGGGGTGTATTAGGTTCTGTATTAGACTTTAATATGCTCCACATTCTATCTGAATCTATATCGGTGCTTGGATTTGTCCATCTTGTTCGGAAATTATACTTGTCTATCAAGCATGGCACAAGCAACCAAGGGGAAAAAGTAGCGGAGGGACAAAGATTTTGTTTGATTACAACACTAGTTCTGTCAGAGGGATGTGATGAAAACATTTGACTAATTTTCTAATTGTCTAATTTTGATAATTGTCTAATTGTCTAATTTTCCCCTTGTTTTCTCAGTCTGACCCATCTATCCTTGGTGGCATGATTGTCAGCATTGGCGACAAATACGTGGACATGTCTACCAAGACCAAGGTTCAGAAGCTCACCAAGCTGATCAGGGAAACATAAGTCCTGTGGACTCATCTGACCAGACCTGACTAATCAATCCCAGAGTAGCGGAGAGGTGGCGTCCAACTGTCTCAAACCGCCTCCCAGTCTATTAAAGTTAACATGTCCTGTTGTTCATAATAAATATTCCGTAGCACACAGCTCTCGGGTTTTCTCTTTTATTAATGTTGGGGGGCATTGGTGTGTTCATTTGAGTTGATGGATGTGAAATACAGGTCCCAGGTCTAATATGTATTGGGACACCTACCATTGCACCCACAGGAACTTCAATAAACATCCCATTCTAAATCCATAGGTGTTAATATTGAGTACCTCCCTTTTACAGCTGGTTCCTGTGGATGTGTAATGGTAGGCGTCCCAATAGTTTGTCTATATCGTGTATTTTGGATACATAGAGCTTGACTTATACAGCTTACCAGAAAACCCATGATGTTTCCCCCTCGGATTGGATCAAGGCCACTGTGCGGTAATatgtcatttttacatttaacaaTTGTTCAATTTTAACTGAATGTAACAAGTCATTGCATAGATGCAGTTACCCCTGGAAAACCACAGATGGTTAGTCCATCTATGATTTTAGCTGTGCATACAAATGTTGTTTAGGCAGAATGCATTGATGTACATTGATTAAACTTGATGCTGGAAGTTTGCAACTACCCATACAGTCAACGATACCAAGACCTATGGTGAATGAAAGGAATCCTGGAATCACAACTGGTGTTACTAGATATCTGTTGATCTCTCTAGTGCTTCAGGCAACTAGAGTTTCAGGATGCATCCATGGTTCAGTGAATCCATGTCCTGTTGAGGCCAATCTTATCTGTGTTCATCAGAAATGTAAACAGAGACCTGGCAGGCGTGTGGTTTGTGAGAAGTTACTGTTTACACATTTGAACCCATGCAAACTACATATATTAAAATATAAGTAATTTTACACCTCAAGGTGGACATAACAATATCAACATGATCTAGACAACCACATCAATTAGTTAGGCCTTTTAAATTGAATATGTAATCCAACAAATCTTACAAATTACAGAACATTTGACCATTTAGTCAGGCCATTTTCCATGAGCCAGCAGGCAGTTTTTGGGGGCACTCACTCAATCCAGCTGTCGTCAATTTCAGACTGCAACGCTGACGTCATCTTTACAacagaagactttgacaagatttgggaaagattcttgaaataTAGTATTTTGATTAAAGTTTGGATGGGGGGCATTTCCTAAATCTTGACAAAGTTTTCCGATGTATGGATAGCATTAGCCATTTAATCTAGCTCATGAGAAAGGGCAAGTAATTTTCAGTGAACAAATACAACCTGTCAAGGTGTCCTACACCAGTTTTACTTAGACAAGGTTGTCCAGTTAACATACCTGACCGACCCTCCTCCTTGACC
The sequence above is a segment of the Alosa sapidissima isolate fAloSap1 chromosome 2, fAloSap1.pri, whole genome shotgun sequence genome. Coding sequences within it:
- the atp5po gene encoding ATP synthase subunit O, mitochondrial, with amino-acid sequence MAGIGLGLQVRQFSTSVVRSKLIKAPIQVYGVEGRYATALFSAASKQKKLDQVEQELVHVASIIKDPKMSSIVFNPHVKRSIKQKAFGDALTKANASAITINLINVMADNGRLPLTPDVISAFGKMMSAHRGEVTCSVTTAQPLDEANLADLKVALNGFLAKGETIKLETKSDPSILGGMIVSIGDKYVDMSTKTKVQKLTKLIRET